TTATGCCGACTCACCAGATGGACCATGGACTCATGGTGGAGACGAAATAATACCTTTCGGAAAAAAAGGAGAATGGGATCAAGATGCTACACATGATCCTCACCCAATCGTCTATAATGACAAGATCTACATGTACTATAAGGCAGCATATAATAAATGGCCTAAAATCCGTGACAAATATGCAGTAGCACATGGTTTGGTTACAGCTGATAATCCATTGGGACCATTTATAAAACATCCTTTAAACCCAGTTTTAACTTCGGGTCATGAGACCACCTATTTTCCATTCAAAGGAGGTGTAGCCGCACTTGCAATAAAAGACGGCAATGAAAGAGAAACTATGCAATACTCCGAAGATGGTGTAAACTTTAAAATCGCATCTGTTCTGTCACTTACGCCTACAGCCGCAGCTCCTTTCACTCCCGATGCTTTCACCAACACAAAAGATGGACGAGGTGTTACGTGGGGCTTATGTCATTTTATAAACGCAGGAGAGCAAGGCAAACAACACTCTATTATTGCACGATTTGATTGTGATTTAAGTCTTGATGATAATGATCCATTTTTTAAGAATACCGGTGTTTGGCATAAGCCAGAAGTTTTCTTTAATCAAGGAATGGGCTCCCATCAGCGGTCAAAGTAACTTTAATCTCATTTATAGTCATTGCTTATATTGAACGAAAGTAAAAACCTTATGAAAACACTAAAGAATTGGATTGATAATCTCGCCTGCCGTAGCATCTTCTTTATGATGGGCTTGCTAAGTTTCTCCCCTTTCTCATCTGTTGCTCAAGAGCCAACGGTTGACCAAATGCCAAATATTGTCTTAATCATGGC
This sequence is a window from Arcticibacterium luteifluviistationis. Protein-coding genes within it:
- a CDS encoding glycoside hydrolase family 117 protein, which produces MKSTPKLVLYIFLMVQFACTTKEKTTTETQQVFPHKMPEEKPTFAMSAATERMFDYPATRVHDNELFSQFKYTKLKGLDYHNGDGTISRRDPSRPILVDGKYYIYYTKRDTKVPPIGVNRVSEATDEIPSTDWDLCEIWYATSVDGITWEEKGMAIPRPAKPKSGWRSVATPDILVWKGKYYLYYQAFNEPSGLKGDWCPVSVSYADSPDGPWTHGGDEIIPFGKKGEWDQDATHDPHPIVYNDKIYMYYKAAYNKWPKIRDKYAVAHGLVTADNPLGPFIKHPLNPVLTSGHETTYFPFKGGVAALAIKDGNERETMQYSEDGVNFKIASVLSLTPTAAAPFTPDAFTNTKDGRGVTWGLCHFINAGEQGKQHSIIARFDCDLSLDDNDPFFKNTGVWHKPEVFFNQGMGSHQRSK